Proteins from a genomic interval of Arachis hypogaea cultivar Tifrunner chromosome 10, arahy.Tifrunner.gnm2.J5K5, whole genome shotgun sequence:
- the LOC112714418 gene encoding protein STICHEL-like 4 isoform X1, which produces MTRAVRNRVLKDANGDVSDHLRNHIHLTNCIHLKNHMHKNSPILADRSLMRDLVVLQRSRSLRDPSASPQSWNSPSVVDMLFKKVENDVMLHGGRRSVGGERRKEGRRLSGTSPPLVSIGTSRVAPGDASRGNDGVPATSERSSKSGIGDGKRVGREESGRKSDRPDYVDVSQEQHLSQAAKTLSEDVASRHSESKGRKKHKGKNVRDVQVKTLSEQLNDIPLDSDDLASSNIHFRGRFPRQEKIIEEAEASVRGHGSRVKRRKFRSARRARVATASRDTGAENELSVASNSLAHGSAHQRYHSEEADEFLDGNVTRAPKNGCGIPWNWSRIHHRGKTFLDMAGRSFTCGLSDSRLRKGLNGNGRNISEMPVASEHSGSSTKSDAEAMPLLLDASGSTENACWSHDYSGELGLFGDNLFNRDIDSDLASEARSGDQHKLRGNGHGRHQSLTQKYMPRTFRDMVGQSLVAQALSNAVMRRKVGLLYVFYGPHGTGKTSCARIFARALNCNSSEHPKPCGFCNYCMAHDMGKSRNIREVGPVSNFDFESIMDLLDHMIVSQLPSQYRVFIFDDCDTLSVDCWNAISKVIDRAPRRVVFILVSSSLDVLPHIIISRCQKFFFPKLKDGDIIYTLQLIATKEGLDIDKDALKLIASRSDGSLRDAEMTLEQLSLLGQRISVPLVQELVGLISDEKLIDLLDLALSADTVNTVKNLRVIMETGVEPLALMSQLATVITDILAGTYDFTKERRRRKFFRRQPLSKEDMEKLRQALKTLSEAEKQLRMSNDKLTWLTAALLQLAPDQQYVMPTSSDNSFNHSPLALNNSGVREATRINGNPVEISSKARQLSVDSRLENFHAGHSANGMTKDPSTEKRRLSVSGSATQQTYSHMANKSRMNERQILSKNHKGIEEMWLEVLERIQVTGLREFLYKEGKLISVSFGAAPTVQLMFSSQMTKSTAEKFTGHILQAFESVLGTSVTIEIRCESTRDAGSAVQLPLTLPATDDSSSQIRELSGVGVARAHPRGEIIEEAASPAEHKNDAQQVDAHATSYRSVEGSSIGQASASQRNPIVKSHLDRRKLREQGQSKSIVKSKVSLAHVIQQAESQRSGWSKRKAVSIAEKLELENLKLEPRSRSLLCWKASRATRQKLSRLKIRTRKPRALLKLVSCGRCLSSKSPR; this is translated from the exons ATGACTAGGGCTGTCCGCAATAGGGTACTCAAGGATGCCAATGGTGATGTCAGTGATCATCTACGCAATCACATACATTTAACAAATTGCATTCACTTGAAGAACCACATGCACAAGAACAGCCCTATCCTGGCTGATAGGTCCCTCATGAGGGACCTTGTTGTGCTTCAGAGGTCACGTTCCCTCAGGGACCCTTCGGCCAGCCCTCAATCATGGAACTCACCTTCTGTGGTTGATATgcttttcaaaaaggttgaaaaTGATGTCATGCTTCATGGAGGAAGAAGGTCTGTGGGCGGGGAGCGCAGGAAGGAAGGGAGGAGGTTGTCCGGAACCTCGCCGCCCTTGGTGAGCATAGGTACATCAAGAGTTGCTCCAGGTGATGCTAGTAGAGGCAATGATGGGGTGCCAGCAACTAGTGAGCGTAGTAGCAAGAGTGGAATTGGGGATGGGAAGAGAGTTGGGAGAGAAGAATCTGGTAGAAAGAGTGATAGGCCTGATTATGTTGATGTTAGTCAAGAACAGCATCTAAGTCAAGCTGCCAAAACTTTGTCTGAAGATGTTGCTTCAAGGCACTCTGAATCTAAAGGGAGAAAGAAACATAAAGGGAAAAATGTTCGAGATGTTCAAGTTAAGACCCTTTCTGAACAGCTTAATGATATTCCATTGGATAGTGATGATTTAGCATCATCAAACATTCATTTTCGTGGAAGGTTTCCTAGACAAGAGAAAATCATTGAGGAGGCAGAAGCCAGTGTGCGTGGTCATGGAAGTCGGGTAAAGAGGCGTAAATTTCGAAGTGCAAGAAGAGCTCGTGTGGCTACAGCATCAAGAGATACTGGTGCTGAGAATGAATTATCTGTGGCCTCCAACTCATTAGCTCATGGTTCAGCCCACCAGAGATATCACTCAGAGGAGGCTGATGAGTTCCTAGATGGAAATGTTACTAGAGCTCCAAAAAATGGTTGTGGTATTCCATGGAATTGGTCCAGGATTCATCATAGAGGTAAAACATTCCTTGACATGGCAGGGAGAAGTTTTACTTGTGGTTTATCTGACTCAAGATTAAGGAAAGGGTTAAATGGCAATGGAAGAAATATTTCTGAAATGCCTGTGGCATCTGAGCACTCAGGTTCATCTACTAAATCTGATGCAGAAGCAATGCCTTTATTACTTGATGCATCTGGGAGCACTGAAAATGCTTGTTGGTCCCATGACTATTCCGGGGAACTTGGTCTTTTTGGTGATAACTTGTTCAACCGTGATATTGATTCTGACCTTGCTTCTGAAGCTAGATCTGGTGACCAACATAAGTTGAGAGGGAATGGTCATGGTAGACATCAAAGCTTAACACAAAAGTATATGCCGCGAACCTTCAGAGATATGGTTGGACAGAGTTTAGTGGCACAAGCTCTTTCGAATGCAGTAATGAGGAGAAAAGTTGGGTTGTTGTATGTGTTTTATGGTCCCCATGGCACCGGAAAAACTTCCTGTGCCCGCATATTTGCCAGAGCATTGAATTGTAACTCTTCAGAACACCCGAAACCTTGTGGCTTTTGCAATTATTGCATGGCACATGATATGGGCAAGAGTAGAAATATAAGGGAAGTTGGCCCAGTCAGTAATTTTGACTTCGAGAGCATCATGGATCTTCTTGACCATATGATTGTATCCCAGCTCCCATCACAGTACAGAGTGTTCATTTTTGATGACTGTGATACCTTATCAGTGGATTGTTGGAATGCCATATCAAAGGTCATTGATCGAGCACCTAGACGTGTGGTTTTTATCCTTGTCAGTTCTAGTCTTGATGTCCTGCCTCATATAATAATATCCAGgtgtcaaaaattcttttttccaAAGCTGAAGGATGgagatattatatatacattGCAGTTGATTGCAACCAAGGAAGGCCTAGATATTGATAAGGATGCCTTGAAACTCATTGCATCAAGATCTGATGGATCGTTGAGAGATGCTGAGATGACCCTTGAACAACTTAGTTTGCTTGGGCAGAGAATATCTGTTCCTCTTGTTCAGGAACTG GTAGGGCTTATCTCTGATGAGAAATTGATTGATCTACTTGATTTGGCATTATCTGCTGACACAGTCAATACTGTGAAGAATTTGAGGGTGATCATGGAAACTGGTGTTGAGCCATTAGCTTTAATGTCACAGCTCGCCACAGTAATAACTGATATACTTGCTGGGACCTATGACTTCACAAAAGAAAGGCGAAGAAGAAAGTTCTTCCGGAGACAGCCGT TGTCTAAAGAAGACATGGAAAAGCTTCGCCAAGCACTAAAAACATTATCTGAGGCTGAAAAGCAGTTGAGGATGTCCAATGATAAGCTTACGTGGTTGACAGCTGCATTGCTTCAACTTGCTCCTGACCAACAATATGTGATGCCTACTTCATCTGATAATAGCTTCAACCATAGTCCCCTAGCTCTAAACAATTCTGGTGTGAGAGAAGCAACCAGAATAAATGGAAACCCTGTTGAAATTTCCAGCAAAGCAAGACAATTATCAGTAGATTCTAGATTAGAAAACTTCCATGCGGGACACTCAGCTAATGGTATGACAAAGGATCCTAGTACAGAGAAAAGAAGACTCAGTGTGTCTGGTTCTGCCACTCAACAAACTTATTCCCATATGGCCAACAAGAGTAGAATGAATGAAAGGCAGATATTGAGTAAAAACCATAAAGGTATTGAAGAGATGTGGTTAGAGGTTCTTGAGAGGATTCAAGTTACTGGACTGAGAGAATTTTTGTATAAAGAAGGCAAGCTGATCTCTGTCAGTTTTGGAGCAG CTCCAACTGTGCAGCTAATGTTTAGTTCTCAAATGACCAAATCCACGGCTGAGAAGTTCACAGGTCACATTTTACAAGCATTTGAATCTGTCCTCGGAACATCTGTAACGATAGAAATTAGATGCGAGTCAACTAGAGATGCGGGCTCAGCTGTTCAACTTCCTCTTACATTGCCTGCTACCGATGATAGTTCGTCACAAATTAGAGAATTAAGTGGTGTCGGTGTCGCTCGAGCTCATCCAAGGGGTGAAATCATAGAAGAAGCAGCCTCTCCAGCAGAGCACAAGAATGATGCACAGCAAGTTGATGCTCATGCAACATCTTACAGAAGTGTAGAAGGTTCAAGTATAGGGCAGGCATCAGCTTCCCAAAGAAATCCAATAGTTAAGTCTCACTTGGACCGCAGAAAGCTTAGGGAACAAGGTCAAAGTAAAAGTATTGTAAAAAGTAAGGTATCTCTTGCTCATGTAATCCAGCAGGCGGAAAGCCAGCGAAGTGGGTGGTCGAAACGCAAAGCAGTTTCCATTGCTGAAAAGCTTGAACTAGAGAATCT GAAACTGGAACCAAGATCAAGGAGCTTACTTTGCTGGAAAGCATCAAGAGCAACCCGTCAGAAG CTGTCCCGCTTGAAAATTCGAACCCGAAAACCAAGAGCATTGCTGAAGTTAGTCTCATGTGGGAGATGTCTCTCTTCAAAATCTCCAAGATAG
- the LOC112714418 gene encoding protein STICHEL-like 4 isoform X2, producing MHKNSPILADRSLMRDLVVLQRSRSLRDPSASPQSWNSPSVVDMLFKKVENDVMLHGGRRSVGGERRKEGRRLSGTSPPLVSIGTSRVAPGDASRGNDGVPATSERSSKSGIGDGKRVGREESGRKSDRPDYVDVSQEQHLSQAAKTLSEDVASRHSESKGRKKHKGKNVRDVQVKTLSEQLNDIPLDSDDLASSNIHFRGRFPRQEKIIEEAEASVRGHGSRVKRRKFRSARRARVATASRDTGAENELSVASNSLAHGSAHQRYHSEEADEFLDGNVTRAPKNGCGIPWNWSRIHHRGKTFLDMAGRSFTCGLSDSRLRKGLNGNGRNISEMPVASEHSGSSTKSDAEAMPLLLDASGSTENACWSHDYSGELGLFGDNLFNRDIDSDLASEARSGDQHKLRGNGHGRHQSLTQKYMPRTFRDMVGQSLVAQALSNAVMRRKVGLLYVFYGPHGTGKTSCARIFARALNCNSSEHPKPCGFCNYCMAHDMGKSRNIREVGPVSNFDFESIMDLLDHMIVSQLPSQYRVFIFDDCDTLSVDCWNAISKVIDRAPRRVVFILVSSSLDVLPHIIISRCQKFFFPKLKDGDIIYTLQLIATKEGLDIDKDALKLIASRSDGSLRDAEMTLEQLSLLGQRISVPLVQELVGLISDEKLIDLLDLALSADTVNTVKNLRVIMETGVEPLALMSQLATVITDILAGTYDFTKERRRRKFFRRQPLSKEDMEKLRQALKTLSEAEKQLRMSNDKLTWLTAALLQLAPDQQYVMPTSSDNSFNHSPLALNNSGVREATRINGNPVEISSKARQLSVDSRLENFHAGHSANGMTKDPSTEKRRLSVSGSATQQTYSHMANKSRMNERQILSKNHKGIEEMWLEVLERIQVTGLREFLYKEGKLISVSFGAAPTVQLMFSSQMTKSTAEKFTGHILQAFESVLGTSVTIEIRCESTRDAGSAVQLPLTLPATDDSSSQIRELSGVGVARAHPRGEIIEEAASPAEHKNDAQQVDAHATSYRSVEGSSIGQASASQRNPIVKSHLDRRKLREQGQSKSIVKSKVSLAHVIQQAESQRSGWSKRKAVSIAEKLELENLKLEPRSRSLLCWKASRATRQKLSRLKIRTRKPRALLKLVSCGRCLSSKSPR from the exons ATGCACAAGAACAGCCCTATCCTGGCTGATAGGTCCCTCATGAGGGACCTTGTTGTGCTTCAGAGGTCACGTTCCCTCAGGGACCCTTCGGCCAGCCCTCAATCATGGAACTCACCTTCTGTGGTTGATATgcttttcaaaaaggttgaaaaTGATGTCATGCTTCATGGAGGAAGAAGGTCTGTGGGCGGGGAGCGCAGGAAGGAAGGGAGGAGGTTGTCCGGAACCTCGCCGCCCTTGGTGAGCATAGGTACATCAAGAGTTGCTCCAGGTGATGCTAGTAGAGGCAATGATGGGGTGCCAGCAACTAGTGAGCGTAGTAGCAAGAGTGGAATTGGGGATGGGAAGAGAGTTGGGAGAGAAGAATCTGGTAGAAAGAGTGATAGGCCTGATTATGTTGATGTTAGTCAAGAACAGCATCTAAGTCAAGCTGCCAAAACTTTGTCTGAAGATGTTGCTTCAAGGCACTCTGAATCTAAAGGGAGAAAGAAACATAAAGGGAAAAATGTTCGAGATGTTCAAGTTAAGACCCTTTCTGAACAGCTTAATGATATTCCATTGGATAGTGATGATTTAGCATCATCAAACATTCATTTTCGTGGAAGGTTTCCTAGACAAGAGAAAATCATTGAGGAGGCAGAAGCCAGTGTGCGTGGTCATGGAAGTCGGGTAAAGAGGCGTAAATTTCGAAGTGCAAGAAGAGCTCGTGTGGCTACAGCATCAAGAGATACTGGTGCTGAGAATGAATTATCTGTGGCCTCCAACTCATTAGCTCATGGTTCAGCCCACCAGAGATATCACTCAGAGGAGGCTGATGAGTTCCTAGATGGAAATGTTACTAGAGCTCCAAAAAATGGTTGTGGTATTCCATGGAATTGGTCCAGGATTCATCATAGAGGTAAAACATTCCTTGACATGGCAGGGAGAAGTTTTACTTGTGGTTTATCTGACTCAAGATTAAGGAAAGGGTTAAATGGCAATGGAAGAAATATTTCTGAAATGCCTGTGGCATCTGAGCACTCAGGTTCATCTACTAAATCTGATGCAGAAGCAATGCCTTTATTACTTGATGCATCTGGGAGCACTGAAAATGCTTGTTGGTCCCATGACTATTCCGGGGAACTTGGTCTTTTTGGTGATAACTTGTTCAACCGTGATATTGATTCTGACCTTGCTTCTGAAGCTAGATCTGGTGACCAACATAAGTTGAGAGGGAATGGTCATGGTAGACATCAAAGCTTAACACAAAAGTATATGCCGCGAACCTTCAGAGATATGGTTGGACAGAGTTTAGTGGCACAAGCTCTTTCGAATGCAGTAATGAGGAGAAAAGTTGGGTTGTTGTATGTGTTTTATGGTCCCCATGGCACCGGAAAAACTTCCTGTGCCCGCATATTTGCCAGAGCATTGAATTGTAACTCTTCAGAACACCCGAAACCTTGTGGCTTTTGCAATTATTGCATGGCACATGATATGGGCAAGAGTAGAAATATAAGGGAAGTTGGCCCAGTCAGTAATTTTGACTTCGAGAGCATCATGGATCTTCTTGACCATATGATTGTATCCCAGCTCCCATCACAGTACAGAGTGTTCATTTTTGATGACTGTGATACCTTATCAGTGGATTGTTGGAATGCCATATCAAAGGTCATTGATCGAGCACCTAGACGTGTGGTTTTTATCCTTGTCAGTTCTAGTCTTGATGTCCTGCCTCATATAATAATATCCAGgtgtcaaaaattcttttttccaAAGCTGAAGGATGgagatattatatatacattGCAGTTGATTGCAACCAAGGAAGGCCTAGATATTGATAAGGATGCCTTGAAACTCATTGCATCAAGATCTGATGGATCGTTGAGAGATGCTGAGATGACCCTTGAACAACTTAGTTTGCTTGGGCAGAGAATATCTGTTCCTCTTGTTCAGGAACTG GTAGGGCTTATCTCTGATGAGAAATTGATTGATCTACTTGATTTGGCATTATCTGCTGACACAGTCAATACTGTGAAGAATTTGAGGGTGATCATGGAAACTGGTGTTGAGCCATTAGCTTTAATGTCACAGCTCGCCACAGTAATAACTGATATACTTGCTGGGACCTATGACTTCACAAAAGAAAGGCGAAGAAGAAAGTTCTTCCGGAGACAGCCGT TGTCTAAAGAAGACATGGAAAAGCTTCGCCAAGCACTAAAAACATTATCTGAGGCTGAAAAGCAGTTGAGGATGTCCAATGATAAGCTTACGTGGTTGACAGCTGCATTGCTTCAACTTGCTCCTGACCAACAATATGTGATGCCTACTTCATCTGATAATAGCTTCAACCATAGTCCCCTAGCTCTAAACAATTCTGGTGTGAGAGAAGCAACCAGAATAAATGGAAACCCTGTTGAAATTTCCAGCAAAGCAAGACAATTATCAGTAGATTCTAGATTAGAAAACTTCCATGCGGGACACTCAGCTAATGGTATGACAAAGGATCCTAGTACAGAGAAAAGAAGACTCAGTGTGTCTGGTTCTGCCACTCAACAAACTTATTCCCATATGGCCAACAAGAGTAGAATGAATGAAAGGCAGATATTGAGTAAAAACCATAAAGGTATTGAAGAGATGTGGTTAGAGGTTCTTGAGAGGATTCAAGTTACTGGACTGAGAGAATTTTTGTATAAAGAAGGCAAGCTGATCTCTGTCAGTTTTGGAGCAG CTCCAACTGTGCAGCTAATGTTTAGTTCTCAAATGACCAAATCCACGGCTGAGAAGTTCACAGGTCACATTTTACAAGCATTTGAATCTGTCCTCGGAACATCTGTAACGATAGAAATTAGATGCGAGTCAACTAGAGATGCGGGCTCAGCTGTTCAACTTCCTCTTACATTGCCTGCTACCGATGATAGTTCGTCACAAATTAGAGAATTAAGTGGTGTCGGTGTCGCTCGAGCTCATCCAAGGGGTGAAATCATAGAAGAAGCAGCCTCTCCAGCAGAGCACAAGAATGATGCACAGCAAGTTGATGCTCATGCAACATCTTACAGAAGTGTAGAAGGTTCAAGTATAGGGCAGGCATCAGCTTCCCAAAGAAATCCAATAGTTAAGTCTCACTTGGACCGCAGAAAGCTTAGGGAACAAGGTCAAAGTAAAAGTATTGTAAAAAGTAAGGTATCTCTTGCTCATGTAATCCAGCAGGCGGAAAGCCAGCGAAGTGGGTGGTCGAAACGCAAAGCAGTTTCCATTGCTGAAAAGCTTGAACTAGAGAATCT GAAACTGGAACCAAGATCAAGGAGCTTACTTTGCTGGAAAGCATCAAGAGCAACCCGTCAGAAG CTGTCCCGCTTGAAAATTCGAACCCGAAAACCAAGAGCATTGCTGAAGTTAGTCTCATGTGGGAGATGTCTCTCTTCAAAATCTCCAAGATAG
- the LOC112714417 gene encoding fasciclin-like arabinogalactan protein 11 yields the protein MKQSIIFSLLLVLLSPIFSTFTLAQSPAAAPKPPTKPKPAPAAPAAAPVKPLVPSLPQSPTSDTSSGEDIVKILRKAKNFNTMIRLFKTTQIINQVNAQLVTSKTGGLTIFAPDDGAFSNLKAGFFNSLSDRQQKALIQFHVLPVYVSSSNFDSLSNPVLTLASDSPNGYQLNVTAYGNSVNISTGVVNATLTGIVYSDKVLAIYHVDKVLIPLDFSKPKPIAPAPALAISPKADKDNSSAEDTDQGDSTKENSGALKLLGVQGTMLVSIGVAFAAALTIFS from the coding sequence ATGAAGCAAAGTATCATCTTTTCACTTCTTTTAGTACTACTTTCTCCCATATTTTCCACCTTCACTTTAGCACAATCACCTGCTGCAGCTCCTAAACCCCCAACAAAACCAAAACCTGCACCAGCAGCACCAGCTGCAGCACCAGTGAAGCCATTAGTCCCATCACTTCCACAGTCACCTACATCCGATACTTCTTCGGGCGAAGACATTGTCAAGATCCTAAGAAAAGCGAAGAACTTCAACACAATGATCCGTTTATTCAAGACCACCCAAATCATCAACCAAGTGAATGCACAACTGGTGACATCAAAGACAGGAGGCTTAACCATCTTCGCACCGGACGATGGTGCCTTCTCTAATCTCAAAGCAGGGTTCTTCAACTCCCTAAGCGATCGCCAACAAAAGGCATTGATACAATTCCATGTTCTTCCGGTTTACGTATCAAGCTCAAATTTTGATTCTCTTAGCAACCCTGTTTTGACTCTGGCCAGTGATAGCCCCAATGGTTACCAACTTAATGTGACTGCATATGGTAACAGTGTGAATATCTCAACTGGGGTAGTGAATGCAACACTCACAGGGATTGTTTACTCTGATAAGGTGCTTGCTATTTACCATGTTGATAAGGTGCTTATTCCCTTGGATTTCTCTAAGCCTAAGCCTATAGCTCCGGCACCGGCTTTGGCGATATCACCAAAAGCTGATAAGGATAACTCCTCTGCAGAAGATACTGATCAGGGAGATTCAACAAAGGAGAATTCTGGGGCATTGAAGTTGCTTGGTGTGCAAGGAACAATGTTGGTGTCAATTGGTGTTGCTTTTGCTGCAGCACTAACGATTTTCAGTTGA
- the LOC112718414 gene encoding uric acid degradation bifunctional protein TTL-like, translating to MEERDLLECCGSIKFASEMASASPFSSLQHALDVASNTWCNKINVHSWLIALNAHTNICEKSPFSHAFYTNTPMDSITEEIYALSVQYLQKHGFPYFTISSEWDADVILMDLKTSVKTKPSCEFEWARRKQLIIIKQYIARFFQKKGYIRSTTESPETQAAVKDFDLNKKPFWKDNLDPIAREKARQFCEIWYPGEYYV from the exons ATGGAAGAGCGCGATTTGCTTGAATGCTGTGGAAGCATCAAGTTTGCATCGGAGATGGCTTCTGCTTCTCCATTCTCCTCGTTGCAACACGCACTCGATGTGGCCTCCAATACTTGGTGTAACAAGATTAATGTGCATTCTTGGCTGATAGCACTCAATGCTCACACTAATATCTGTGAAAAATCGCCCTTCTCACATGCATTCTACACTAATACCCCAATGGATTCTATTACAGAG GAGATATATGCACTTAGCGTGCAGTATCTGCAAAAGCATGGATTTCCATATTTTACTATTTCTTCTGAATGGGATGCAGATGTTATACTAATGGATCTAAAG ACAAGCGTTAAAACCAAGCCATCATGCGAGTTTGAGTGGGCACGTCGAAAACAATTAATCATCATTAAACAATACATTGCAAGGTTTTTTCAAAAGAAAGGATATATTCGCTCTACAACTGAATCACCAGAGACCCAGGCTGCGGTAAAAGATTTTGATCTCAACAAAAAACCATTTTGGAAGGATAATTTGGATCCTATTGCTCGTGAAAAGGCTAGACAATTTTGTGAAATTTGGTATCCAGGAGAATATTATGTCTAG
- the LOC112714416 gene encoding fasciclin-like arabinogalactan protein 11, translating to MKITKQQQPLFFSVKFLLLSLALTTTTLAQLSPTQPAPSPPTTTAPSPGFSTVPLVPVSPSGAPIAAAPKAPTIDIIQILKKAKRFSVPIRLLETTQLINQLNSQLVTSGSGGLTLFAPEDTAFSKLKPGFLNSLSDRKKVELLQFHTLSSFISISNFDTLTNPVQTQAGDDPQRLQLNVTTYGGSQVSMTTGAVNASITGTVYTDSKLAIYQVDKVLLPLDVVLPAKAPAPAPGKAKADKTKPSSSSSSSSSGEGKASPTEGSSNGGESKGMWMGVVLVVVVGVTTIIG from the coding sequence ATGAAGATCACAAAACAACAACAACCTCTCTTCTTTTCTGTCAAATTTCTACTGCTATCACTAGCACTCACCACCACCACCTTAGCACAACTCTCCCCAACCCAGCCCGCTCCATCTCCGCCTACAACCACCGCACCATCCCCAGGATTCAGCACAGTCCCCCTTGTACCGGTTTCACCAAGCGGCGCACCCATCGCAGCGGCCCCAAAAGCCCCCACCATTGATATCATCCAAATCCTGAAGAAAGCAAAAAGATTCTCCGTCCCCATCCGCCTACTGGAAACCACACAACTCATCAACCAGCTCAACTCGCAGCTCGTAACTTCTGGTTCTGGAGGGTTAACCCTCTTTGCACCCGAAGACACCGCCTTCTCAAAACTCAAACCGGGGTTCTTGAACTCCCTGAGtgacagaaagaaggtggagtTGTTGCAGTTCCACACGCTCTCTTCCTTCATCTCTATCTCCAACTTCGACACGCTAACCAACCCGGTGCAGACGCAGGCCGGCGACGACCCTCAGAGGCTTCAGCTCAACGTAACCACCTACGGCGGCAGCCAGGTAAGTATGACCACCGGCGCCGTCAATGCCTCCATCACCGGAACCGTTTACACAGACAGCAAACTCGCCATATACCAGGTGGACAAAGTGCTTCTCCCTCTCGACGTCGTGCTTCCCGCCAAGGCTCCGGCGCCGGCGCCAGGGAAGGCTAAGGCTGACAAAACCAAGCCATCCTCGtcgtcgtcctcctcctcctccggtGAAGGGAAGGCTTCGCCCACAGAAGGTTCATCAAATGGTGGTGAATCGAAGGGAATGTGGATGGGTGTTGTTCTTGTTGTCGTTGTTGGAGTGACTACTATAATAGGTTGA